One Thalassotalea sediminis DNA segment encodes these proteins:
- a CDS encoding thermostable hemolysin yields the protein MLVQETMQTNGKNVPVKKQARAITFDLYDKNHAKRKDTEAFVANGFKAAYNADINHFLPMLLQLTMLDQKAVLGLRSATSTLFIEQYLPRTRELMSYFHPATAKQDVIEIGNLHSSNKALTAQLLLVTAVALFMCEKKYMVFSATAQVRHMLTKTGINLESICKANKAKLVDSAEHWGSYYQTSPEVIVVDLHNVMNVVSTTSHYHGMFRKLSQDIAKLSNQLRINL from the coding sequence ATGTTAGTACAAGAGACGATGCAGACGAACGGTAAAAATGTGCCAGTGAAGAAACAGGCTCGAGCTATCACATTTGATTTGTATGATAAAAATCATGCTAAAAGAAAAGATACCGAAGCTTTTGTTGCCAATGGCTTTAAGGCTGCTTATAACGCAGATATTAATCACTTTTTGCCGATGTTGCTGCAACTAACAATGTTAGATCAAAAAGCAGTATTAGGATTAAGAAGTGCGACTTCCACATTGTTTATTGAACAATATTTACCTCGAACACGTGAGTTAATGAGCTATTTCCATCCGGCAACAGCAAAACAGGACGTTATTGAAATAGGTAATCTGCATAGCTCCAATAAAGCACTCACTGCTCAACTTTTGCTCGTTACTGCTGTTGCATTATTTATGTGTGAAAAAAAATACATGGTTTTTTCAGCGACAGCGCAAGTTAGACACATGTTAACAAAAACAGGAATAAATTTAGAGAGTATTTGCAAGGCGAATAAAGCCAAATTAGTTGATAGTGCAGAACATTGGGGAAGTTATTATCAAACCTCTCCAGAAGTGATTGTTGTCGATTTACATAATGTTATGAACGTCGTTTCTACTACTTCTCATTATCACGGCATGTTTAGAAAATTATCGCAAGATATTGCCAAGCTTAGTAATCAATTACGTATTAACTTATAG
- a CDS encoding AMP-binding protein, giving the protein MLTYLQAHDPSKIAISDGVTTLSFGQLIERVEACCKWLNTLQIRRVLLIDDNTVDWVVTDLACMALEITVIPLPTFFSAEQQQHVIEQVQPEFIIAKRFLSLVAVENTPLTQLKGFRRNVKKAVEVPIGTQKITFTSGTTGNPKGVCLSKQNQLNVAVELANTIKIVAGSHLCILPLSLLLENVAGVYAALIKGNSVTLLNESLRGFNGCQLVDGKQLLAALSATNPTSIILVPELLQYLIGSISRGWQVPERLSFVAVGGSKVSAQTLAQARQLGLPAYQGYGLSECGSVVTLNMQEEQGDSIGNALNHVKIAIKNGTLHVQGNNFLGYVNQPDSWYPTEVDTEDLAKETASGLIYLGRKKNTLVNSFGRNISPEWLESELMATGLFRFVMVVGDAKPYCVGLVVPISDLLSDENIQRQLVTVNQRLPEYAKINNIISLPSQLLTSSTYFTANGRPKREAIEHYAQQTLNDIYLCDDTDIDELSNLHHTNCSQNSVINQ; this is encoded by the coding sequence ATGTTAACGTATTTACAAGCACATGACCCTAGCAAAATAGCCATTAGTGATGGTGTTACAACGCTTTCTTTTGGTCAGTTAATTGAAAGAGTGGAAGCTTGTTGTAAATGGTTAAATACTTTACAGATCAGGCGAGTATTATTGATTGATGATAACACTGTTGATTGGGTGGTTACAGATCTTGCCTGTATGGCATTAGAGATAACGGTGATCCCATTACCCACATTTTTTTCTGCTGAACAACAACAACATGTGATCGAACAAGTTCAACCTGAGTTCATTATCGCAAAGCGTTTTTTATCTTTAGTAGCCGTTGAAAATACGCCACTGACGCAATTGAAAGGTTTTAGACGTAACGTTAAAAAAGCAGTAGAGGTGCCAATAGGCACCCAGAAGATTACGTTTACTTCTGGCACTACAGGTAATCCAAAAGGTGTTTGCTTAAGTAAGCAAAACCAACTAAATGTAGCCGTTGAGCTTGCTAATACAATCAAAATCGTTGCCGGTAGTCATCTGTGTATTCTACCTTTGTCTTTATTACTTGAAAATGTAGCTGGCGTATATGCGGCGCTTATCAAAGGAAATAGTGTTACGTTACTGAATGAGTCTCTAAGAGGGTTTAATGGCTGTCAGTTGGTTGATGGCAAGCAGTTATTGGCCGCACTATCAGCAACGAATCCAACAAGCATAATTCTCGTTCCTGAACTACTGCAGTATTTGATTGGCTCGATTAGCCGAGGGTGGCAAGTACCTGAGCGTTTATCCTTTGTTGCCGTAGGCGGCAGTAAAGTTTCAGCGCAAACATTGGCACAAGCTAGACAATTAGGTTTACCCGCTTATCAAGGATATGGGTTATCAGAATGTGGTTCAGTGGTAACCCTTAACATGCAAGAAGAACAAGGCGATTCTATCGGTAATGCTCTAAATCATGTGAAGATTGCAATAAAAAATGGCACGTTACATGTGCAAGGGAATAATTTTTTAGGTTATGTAAATCAACCCGATTCTTGGTATCCAACAGAAGTAGATACGGAAGATTTAGCTAAAGAAACGGCTTCAGGGTTAATATACCTTGGACGTAAAAAAAATACCTTAGTTAATTCTTTTGGACGAAATATTTCGCCAGAGTGGCTTGAATCTGAGCTCATGGCTACTGGTTTGTTTCGTTTTGTAATGGTTGTTGGTGACGCAAAACCATACTGCGTTGGACTTGTTGTTCCTATTTCTGATTTGCTTTCTGATGAAAATATTCAAAGGCAGTTAGTAACGGTAAATCAGCGACTTCCTGAATACGCCAAAATTAACAATATAATTTCACTTCCATCCCAATTATTAACGTCATCAACATATTTTACCGCTAATGGCAGACCGAAGCGCGAAGCAATTGAGCATTATGCGCAACAAACACTTAATGACATTTATTTATGTGATGACACGGATATTGATGAACTTTCAAATCTTCATCATACAAATTGCTCACAAAACTCAGTTATCAATCAATAG
- a CDS encoding TenA family transcriptional regulator: MKLYQRLIEETTEEREYLLQAPIIQRCFQAEISVQDYVDFLTQAYHHVKHTVPLLMNVGARLPEQKEWLREAVAEYIEEELGHQEWILNDIEHCGGDKEEVRAGKPSHATELMVAYAYDLVNRVNPLGFFGMVHVLEGTSISLADKAADVIQDKLSLPNKAFSYLRSHGSLDIEHVKFFEGLMDRIDDAGEQQVVIDAAKMFFKLYGDIFYAISTKDDTVNITQEVA; this comes from the coding sequence ATGAAACTTTATCAACGACTTATCGAAGAAACGACTGAAGAAAGAGAATACTTATTGCAAGCGCCTATTATACAGCGTTGTTTTCAAGCAGAGATATCTGTTCAAGATTATGTAGATTTTCTGACACAAGCATATCATCACGTTAAGCATACCGTACCATTATTAATGAATGTTGGTGCTAGATTGCCGGAACAAAAGGAATGGTTAAGAGAGGCTGTTGCAGAATATATAGAAGAAGAGCTTGGTCACCAAGAATGGATTTTAAATGATATTGAACATTGTGGGGGCGATAAAGAAGAAGTGCGCGCAGGAAAGCCGAGTCATGCAACTGAATTAATGGTTGCTTATGCGTATGACTTGGTTAATCGCGTCAACCCGTTAGGGTTCTTCGGTATGGTACATGTACTTGAGGGAACAAGTATTTCGCTTGCTGATAAAGCTGCTGATGTGATCCAGGATAAGTTATCTTTACCTAATAAAGCGTTTAGTTATCTGCGTTCGCATGGTTCTTTAGATATTGAACATGTGAAGTTTTTTGAAGGGTTAATGGATCGTATAGATGATGCAGGTGAACAACAAGTGGTTATTGATGCAGCAAAAATGTTTTTTAAACTGTACGGTGACATTTTTTATGCCATATCTACGAAAGACGATACTGTGAATATTACTCAGGAGGTCGCATGA
- a CDS encoding SDR family oxidoreductase — protein sequence MNTETTCLLTGATGGIGVEIAKALDKQGINLILQGRNIEKLEQLKANLVGKKHQLLVADLLEENDLSTLCTELAKRHDIDWLINNAGCTQFGLCAQISNESMKQVINMNLLVPMQLSKVLLPQITRNQGKIINIGSVFGHIGFPGFSSYCASKFGLRGFSETLARELANDQVQVGYFAPRTTSTKINNDVVNAMNVALGNHVDTPEFVAQELIAFLNTGKTRQVLGWPEKLFARINGILPEVVDSALKKKLKIVNRFAIENTGA from the coding sequence ATGAATACAGAAACAACGTGTTTATTAACAGGCGCCACTGGTGGTATTGGTGTTGAGATTGCGAAAGCACTCGATAAACAAGGTATTAATCTCATATTACAAGGTAGAAATATTGAAAAACTTGAGCAGTTAAAGGCGAATTTAGTTGGCAAAAAACATCAGTTACTTGTTGCTGACTTGTTAGAAGAAAACGACCTTTCAACGTTATGCACTGAATTAGCAAAACGGCACGATATTGATTGGTTGATTAACAATGCAGGTTGTACACAGTTTGGTTTATGCGCACAGATATCAAATGAGTCCATGAAGCAAGTGATTAATATGAATTTATTAGTGCCAATGCAACTGAGTAAAGTCCTTCTACCTCAAATAACACGAAACCAAGGAAAAATAATCAATATTGGTTCTGTATTTGGTCATATTGGATTTCCCGGCTTTAGTAGTTATTGCGCGAGTAAATTTGGCTTAAGAGGTTTTAGTGAAACATTAGCTAGAGAACTGGCAAATGATCAGGTACAAGTTGGTTATTTTGCACCTAGAACTACCTCGACAAAAATAAACAATGATGTGGTTAATGCAATGAATGTAGCCCTTGGTAATCATGTTGATACGCCTGAATTTGTCGCGCAAGAGTTGATAGCATTTCTTAATACAGGAAAGACACGACAAGTGTTGGGTTGGCCCGAAAAATTGTTTGCGCGCATCAACGGTATTTTGCCTGAAGTTGTTGACAGTGCGTTGAAAAAGAAACTGAAAATCGTTAACCGTTTTGCCATTGAAAATACAGGAGCATAG
- a CDS encoding tetratricopeptide repeat protein, with protein sequence MKTIFNILLLLVFFTKTVAAQSSFDDTLLDIQHQWAKVNYQLSDDEQEQGFKALIASAKAFNVAFPNRAEPLVWLGISQSSFAGAKGGLGALSLAKAAKASFEKALAIDDKALQGSAYTSLGTLYYKVPGWPISFGDDDKAKELLEKAVKINPNGIDANYFIGEFWYEERKYEKAKSFLMKALAAPKRQFRPLADESRKVEINHLMAKVDKKLARKKKT encoded by the coding sequence ATGAAAACTATCTTTAATATATTATTATTACTCGTTTTTTTTACAAAAACGGTTGCAGCCCAAAGTTCGTTTGACGATACTTTATTAGATATTCAACACCAATGGGCTAAAGTAAACTACCAATTGAGTGACGATGAACAAGAACAAGGATTTAAAGCCTTAATAGCAAGTGCTAAAGCGTTTAATGTAGCGTTTCCTAACAGAGCAGAACCCTTAGTATGGTTGGGTATTTCTCAATCGAGTTTTGCCGGTGCAAAAGGCGGGTTAGGGGCACTAAGTTTAGCGAAAGCAGCTAAAGCATCTTTTGAAAAAGCATTAGCAATTGATGATAAAGCCTTACAAGGTTCTGCTTATACAAGTTTAGGCACGCTATACTATAAAGTACCGGGGTGGCCGATTAGCTTTGGTGATGATGATAAAGCGAAAGAGTTGTTAGAAAAGGCAGTTAAGATAAACCCTAATGGTATAGATGCCAATTACTTTATCGGTGAATTCTGGTACGAAGAAAGAAAATATGAAAAAGCGAAATCTTTTTTAATGAAAGCATTAGCTGCGCCAAAGCGTCAATTTAGACCGTTAGCAGATGAATCTCGCAAAGTTGAAATCAACCACTTGATGGCTAAGGTTGATAAAAAGTTGGCTCGAAAGAAAAAAACATAA
- a CDS encoding response regulator, with translation MRILLVEDDLQLANALQQSLHREGYSVDSVHTGALAISAARVGMNDLVILDLGLPDMDGLDVLKQLKAGKLPLPVLILTARNSPDDKVKGLDLGADDYLAKPFDIKELFARIRVIERRLGTIDTAIVKKDNVTLDTRANVIYLDDKMLKLSRREYMVVKSLMENLGRIQSKEQLENRLYEWGEEVSSNTIEVHMHNIRKKLPKDFIKTVRGVGYIIGQH, from the coding sequence ATGAGAATACTACTGGTAGAAGATGACTTACAGTTAGCTAATGCTTTGCAGCAATCGTTGCACAGGGAAGGTTACAGTGTTGATAGTGTGCATACAGGTGCATTAGCTATTTCTGCTGCGCGTGTTGGCATGAATGATTTAGTTATTCTGGACTTAGGCTTACCTGACATGGATGGCCTAGATGTATTGAAACAGCTTAAAGCAGGGAAGCTACCATTACCTGTTTTAATTTTAACTGCTCGAAATTCGCCAGATGATAAAGTTAAAGGACTTGATTTAGGTGCAGATGATTATTTAGCTAAACCCTTTGACATAAAAGAGTTATTCGCACGCATACGCGTAATTGAAAGACGTTTAGGCACTATAGATACTGCGATAGTTAAAAAAGACAATGTTACCTTAGACACGCGCGCAAATGTTATTTATCTAGATGATAAAATGCTTAAGCTCTCCAGAAGGGAATACATGGTGGTCAAATCTTTGATGGAAAATTTAGGGCGAATTCAGTCTAAAGAACAATTAGAAAACCGCCTGTATGAATGGGGCGAAGAAGTATCAAGTAACACGATTGAGGTGCACATGCACAACATACGTAAAAAACTTCCCAAGGACTTTATTAAAACAGTTCGTGGTGTTGGCTATATTATTGGGCAACATTGA
- a CDS encoding HAMP domain-containing sensor histidine kinase produces the protein MSIQRYLLLIILSVITLVTFGAAIHGYRASKAELENIFDQELRIVAHSIANLQSSESVIDQDEQSTLTYQVWQANKLLYRSSNAPAFRLLDDQHGFGYQNFSGARWRIYSEEINNRFVIVAQQHLQRVDAAERVLLTAILPVVLIIPLIGFFVVIAIQRSLKPLRELSESVKAKSSEDLSPVFLTRESIELQPIVFRLNSLLAKLGSAFEKEKRLAADAAHELRTPVSVLTINAHNIQTSFERGELTKDMLVALNQSVERMAHVVEQILTLYRTSPDSFSAQFEPLNIDLVLQRTIASLYEKVAEHKQQISLESSNLTVLGDEFTLLTLFSNLVGNAIKYAGENAEIFVEAKPYNNQVLVAVHDNGPGIPQEKRQKIFDRFYRLEGAKQNMSVTGSGLGMSIVKHIVELHHGNIELLDSSLGGLEVRIILPCVTLPAKGVSN, from the coding sequence ATGTCAATACAGCGTTATTTACTGTTAATCATTCTCTCAGTAATAACCTTAGTTACTTTTGGGGCTGCGATACATGGCTATCGAGCAAGTAAGGCTGAATTGGAAAACATTTTTGATCAAGAATTACGAATAGTTGCGCATTCAATTGCTAATTTGCAATCGAGTGAGTCTGTCATTGACCAAGATGAACAATCGACATTAACCTATCAAGTGTGGCAAGCGAATAAACTACTTTACCGTTCTAGCAATGCGCCAGCTTTTAGACTACTGGATGATCAACATGGTTTCGGCTATCAAAATTTTTCAGGTGCTCGCTGGCGGATCTATAGTGAAGAGATAAACAATCGCTTTGTTATCGTTGCTCAGCAGCATTTACAGAGAGTTGATGCTGCGGAACGTGTGTTACTTACTGCTATTTTGCCTGTCGTATTAATAATTCCTTTGATTGGCTTTTTTGTTGTTATTGCCATTCAACGCAGTTTAAAACCTTTAAGAGAGTTATCAGAAAGTGTAAAAGCAAAGTCTTCTGAAGATTTATCCCCTGTTTTTTTGACACGAGAATCTATCGAACTTCAACCTATTGTATTTAGGCTTAATTCGTTACTTGCAAAACTAGGTTCGGCGTTTGAAAAAGAAAAACGTCTTGCAGCAGACGCTGCACATGAATTGAGAACACCTGTAAGCGTATTAACCATTAACGCACATAATATACAAACGAGCTTTGAACGAGGTGAGTTAACGAAAGATATGTTAGTTGCACTCAATCAAAGTGTAGAACGAATGGCGCATGTTGTTGAACAAATATTGACCTTATATCGGACATCACCAGACTCATTTTCTGCACAATTTGAACCGCTCAATATTGACCTTGTTTTGCAACGCACAATTGCAAGCCTTTACGAAAAAGTTGCTGAACATAAACAACAAATATCATTAGAAAGTAGTAATTTAACAGTGCTAGGTGACGAATTTACATTATTAACCTTATTCTCCAACTTGGTCGGAAATGCGATTAAATATGCGGGCGAAAATGCTGAAATTTTCGTAGAAGCAAAACCTTATAACAACCAAGTACTCGTTGCAGTACATGATAATGGACCAGGCATACCACAAGAAAAGCGGCAGAAAATTTTTGATCGATTTTATCGGTTAGAAGGCGCAAAGCAAAACATGAGTGTTACAGGCTCGGGGTTAGGTATGTCTATTGTAAAGCATATTGTGGAATTACATCATGGTAATATTGAGCTCTTAGATTCCTCTTTAGGTGGCTTAGAAGTTCGCATTATTTTGCCATGTGTAACACTACCTGCAAAGGGAGTGAGTAACTGA
- a CDS encoding cupredoxin domain-containing protein: MKSLRWLIIAVSLSLFGFSDSIPEYHLVLKKHLFYPSEVKIPAGKKVKLVIDNQDQRPEEFDSFDLNREKVLFPGRKSVIYIGPLSPGSYEFFGEYNPNSAIGKVIVEGEN; the protein is encoded by the coding sequence ATGAAATCATTACGCTGGCTAATCATCGCAGTAAGTCTTTCTTTATTCGGGTTCTCTGATTCAATCCCTGAATATCACCTAGTGCTTAAAAAACACCTTTTTTATCCTAGTGAAGTTAAAATTCCCGCCGGTAAAAAAGTGAAGCTTGTGATTGACAACCAAGATCAACGGCCTGAAGAATTTGACAGTTTCGACTTAAACCGTGAAAAAGTGTTATTTCCAGGTAGGAAGTCAGTTATATACATTGGTCCTTTATCTCCAGGGAGCTATGAGTTTTTTGGTGAATACAACCCAAATTCAGCGATAGGCAAAGTGATCGTTGAGGGGGAAAACTAG
- the htpG gene encoding molecular chaperone HtpG: MSDAGQPEVHGFQTEVKQLLQLMIHSLYSNKEIFLRELVSNAADASDKLRFEALKNAELFEGDGELRVRVSADKDNKTVTISDNGIGMTHDQIVEHLGTIAKSGTAEFFSKLSGDQASDSQLIGQFGVGFYSAFIVADKVTVRSRAAGVSASEGVEWQSEGEGQFTTRQIEKTNRGTDIILHLKEDESEFLDDWRLRSIVTKYSDHISVSVEMLTAEVPAVEAQEEVKDEEGNVVTPAIEARDAVPAKWEPVNKATALWTREKSDVTEEEYKEFYKHVSHDFADPLLWEHNKVEGKTEYTSLLYIPSKAPFDLYNREKQHGLKLYVQRVFIMDDAEQFMPTYLRFVKGLLDSNDLPLNVSREILQDNKVTQSIRKGCTKRVLKMLEKFGNKEKEQYQTFWNEFGQVLKEGPAEDMANKEAIAKLLRFASTNEDSPVQNVSLPEYIERMKEGQDKIYYVVADSFEAAKNSPHLEVFRKKGIEVLLLSDRIDEWLVSHLTEFDEKQLQSVARGGVDLSDLDDEESKEAQEKLEKEFDSVVKRMQEALGDKVKEVKISNRLTDSPAVIVTAEDDMSIQMQKLMAQVGQEVPEVKPIFEINAEHDLVKHVADEADDDKFNQWVEVLFEQATLAERGNLKDPASFVAKLNKLMMSLTK; the protein is encoded by the coding sequence ATGTCTGATGCAGGTCAACCAGAAGTTCATGGCTTTCAAACCGAAGTAAAACAATTACTTCAATTAATGATCCATTCTTTGTATTCAAACAAAGAAATTTTCTTACGTGAATTAGTATCAAATGCTGCAGATGCTTCAGATAAATTAAGGTTTGAAGCGCTAAAAAATGCCGAACTTTTTGAAGGTGACGGTGAATTACGTGTGCGAGTCAGCGCTGATAAAGATAACAAGACCGTAACCATTTCTGATAATGGTATTGGTATGACACATGACCAGATCGTTGAGCATTTAGGTACAATCGCTAAATCGGGCACGGCAGAGTTCTTTTCGAAGTTGTCAGGAGACCAAGCGTCTGATTCTCAACTTATCGGTCAATTTGGTGTAGGCTTCTATTCAGCTTTTATTGTTGCTGACAAGGTCACTGTGCGTTCACGAGCTGCTGGTGTTAGCGCGAGTGAAGGTGTTGAATGGCAAAGTGAAGGTGAAGGTCAATTTACCACTCGCCAAATTGAAAAAACAAACCGTGGTACTGATATTATTCTTCATTTAAAAGAAGATGAGTCTGAGTTCTTAGATGACTGGCGTTTACGTTCTATTGTGACTAAATATTCAGATCATATATCTGTTTCTGTTGAAATGCTGACGGCAGAAGTGCCTGCTGTTGAAGCACAAGAAGAAGTTAAAGACGAAGAAGGAAATGTGGTAACACCAGCTATTGAAGCGCGTGATGCTGTGCCTGCTAAATGGGAACCAGTAAATAAAGCTACTGCTCTTTGGACACGAGAAAAGTCAGATGTAACTGAAGAAGAATATAAAGAATTTTATAAGCATGTTTCACATGATTTTGCAGATCCTTTACTTTGGGAACATAACAAAGTCGAAGGTAAAACGGAGTATACATCACTACTTTATATTCCAAGTAAAGCACCATTTGATTTGTATAACCGTGAAAAACAACATGGCTTAAAGCTTTATGTTCAACGTGTTTTCATTATGGATGATGCTGAGCAATTCATGCCAACATACCTTCGTTTTGTTAAAGGCTTGCTTGATTCAAATGATTTGCCATTGAATGTGTCTCGTGAAATTTTGCAAGACAATAAAGTAACGCAATCAATCCGTAAGGGATGTACTAAGCGCGTACTTAAAATGCTTGAAAAATTTGGTAATAAAGAGAAAGAGCAATATCAAACATTTTGGAATGAATTTGGTCAGGTGCTAAAAGAAGGTCCTGCCGAAGACATGGCAAATAAGGAAGCCATTGCTAAGTTATTGCGTTTTGCTTCAACAAATGAAGATTCGCCAGTACAAAATGTTTCGTTGCCTGAATATATTGAGCGTATGAAAGAAGGCCAAGACAAGATTTATTATGTTGTGGCAGATAGCTTTGAAGCAGCGAAAAATAGCCCTCATTTAGAGGTTTTCCGTAAGAAAGGCATCGAAGTGTTATTACTTTCTGATCGTATTGATGAGTGGTTAGTTAGCCATTTAACTGAATTTGATGAGAAGCAATTACAATCAGTTGCTCGCGGCGGTGTTGATTTAAGCGATTTAGATGATGAAGAATCTAAAGAAGCACAAGAAAAGCTCGAAAAAGAATTCGATTCTGTTGTTAAACGTATGCAAGAAGCCCTAGGCGATAAAGTTAAAGAGGTGAAAATCTCAAATCGCTTAACTGATTCGCCAGCAGTGATAGTAACAGCTGAAGATGATATGAGCATTCAAATGCAAAAATTAATGGCACAAGTTGGTCAAGAAGTGCCTGAAGTTAAGCCAATTTTTGAGATTAACGCAGAGCATGACCTTGTTAAGCATGTGGCTGATGAAGCTGACGATGACAAATTTAACCAATGGGTTGAAGTGTTATTTGAGCAAGCTACATTAGCAGAGCGCGGTAATTTAAAAGATCCGGCTTCGTTTGTAGCTAAACTTAACAAGCTTATGATGAGCTTAACAAAGTAA
- the adk gene encoding adenylate kinase, translated as MRIILLGAPGAGKGTQAQFLMAKYGIPQISTGDMLRAAIKAGTELGKKAKAVMDAGQLVSDDLIIGLVKERIAQEDCKKGFLLDGFPRTIPQADAMKENGVAVDSVIEFDVADEVIVERMGGRRVHPGSGRVYHIVYNPPAVEGKDNETGEELVIRPDDEEATVRKRLGIYHEQTKPLVDYYKAEAEAGACSYITIDGTQPVETVSQILSDKLS; from the coding sequence ATGCGTATTATTCTATTAGGTGCTCCAGGCGCTGGTAAAGGCACTCAAGCACAATTTTTAATGGCTAAATATGGCATTCCTCAAATTTCTACTGGTGACATGTTGCGTGCAGCAATTAAAGCAGGTACCGAATTAGGTAAAAAAGCGAAGGCGGTTATGGACGCTGGTCAATTAGTATCTGATGACCTTATCATTGGTTTAGTTAAAGAACGTATTGCACAAGAAGACTGTAAAAAAGGCTTTTTATTAGATGGTTTTCCACGCACTATTCCTCAAGCAGATGCGATGAAAGAGAATGGCGTAGCCGTAGATAGTGTTATTGAATTTGATGTTGCTGATGAAGTGATTGTAGAGCGTATGGGGGGCCGTCGTGTTCATCCTGGTTCAGGTCGTGTTTATCATATTGTTTATAACCCACCTGCAGTGGAAGGGAAAGACAATGAAACAGGTGAAGAGTTAGTTATTCGTCCTGATGATGAAGAAGCAACAGTACGCAAGCGCTTAGGTATTTATCATGAACAGACTAAACCGTTAGTTGATTACTACAAGGCTGAGGCTGAGGCCGGAGCCTGTAGTTATATTACGATAGACGGTACACAGCCAGTTGAAACCGTAAGTCAAATCCTTTCAGATAAACTGTCTTAA
- a CDS encoding MAPEG family protein: MLNVSITGFYLALLALLYIGFTIRIIKLRYKYKTGIGDGGHDELAQAVRVHGNFAEYTPLAMLMLACAEINGSTEMLVYAVGALFFIGRILHSIGITQTQGPSKSRQIGMLASFLTLLILAVENIRLFVS; this comes from the coding sequence ATGTTAAACGTATCGATAACTGGCTTTTATCTCGCTTTATTAGCGCTGCTCTATATTGGATTTACCATACGTATAATTAAATTACGCTACAAATATAAAACTGGTATTGGTGACGGCGGCCATGATGAATTAGCCCAGGCTGTGCGTGTACATGGTAACTTTGCAGAATATACCCCATTAGCAATGTTGATGTTGGCTTGTGCTGAAATTAACGGTAGCACTGAAATGTTAGTTTATGCTGTGGGGGCGCTTTTCTTTATTGGGCGCATATTACATAGTATAGGCATTACACAAACGCAAGGACCAAGTAAAAGTAGACAAATAGGAATGCTAGCCAGTTTTTTAACGTTATTAATTCTTGCGGTAGAAAATATTCGTTTATTTGTTAGTTAG
- a CDS encoding GNAT family N-acetyltransferase: MNWLDVTFPALTLDQLYDLLKLRVDVFVVEQTCYYPELDDLDRHPETRHIMAYQGEKLAAYLRILPAGTSYNDNPAIGRVVIANYARGAGLGHQLMQKALVSCQQHFPNQRVKMSAQEHLTAFYNTHGFIECSNTYLEDGIPHICMIQKT, from the coding sequence ATGAATTGGCTAGATGTTACTTTCCCGGCGTTAACGCTCGATCAACTTTATGACTTATTAAAATTACGTGTCGATGTTTTCGTCGTTGAACAAACCTGTTATTACCCTGAACTTGATGACTTAGATAGACACCCAGAAACTCGTCATATCATGGCTTATCAGGGTGAAAAACTTGCCGCTTATTTAAGAATTTTACCTGCAGGCACTAGCTATAATGACAACCCAGCCATTGGGCGTGTTGTCATTGCAAATTACGCGAGAGGCGCTGGTTTAGGGCATCAATTAATGCAAAAAGCGCTTGTATCTTGCCAGCAGCACTTTCCCAACCAACGCGTTAAAATGTCAGCCCAAGAACACCTTACCGCATTCTATAATACACATGGCTTTATAGAGTGCTCTAATACCTACTTAGAGGACGGCATTCCTCATATCTGTATGATACAAAAAACTTAA
- a CDS encoding DUF6559 family protein, with the protein MFKYWSIKKYGSKLLPLLEKQYGVNNFYTASQIRTVVYQKDFNPEYLPLGYILFLNPNDLNAVLDKEFPKVNVAEYKKEILTYLERKSYRGFLQILQ; encoded by the coding sequence ATGTTTAAGTATTGGTCTATCAAAAAATACGGTAGTAAGTTATTGCCGTTACTCGAAAAGCAGTATGGAGTTAACAACTTCTATACCGCCTCTCAAATAAGAACAGTCGTTTACCAAAAAGATTTTAATCCAGAGTATTTACCCCTAGGATATATTCTATTTTTAAATCCTAACGACTTAAATGCAGTATTAGATAAAGAGTTTCCAAAGGTAAATGTTGCCGAGTATAAAAAAGAAATTCTGACTTATCTAGAACGAAAAAGTTATCGCGGTTTTTTACAAATATTGCAATAA